Proteins encoded by one window of Myxocyprinus asiaticus isolate MX2 ecotype Aquarium Trade chromosome 35, UBuf_Myxa_2, whole genome shotgun sequence:
- the LOC127426503 gene encoding E3 ubiquitin ligase TRAF3IP2-like, whose amino-acid sequence MARLSQKYISLNSPEENDETRSEEFESGLLPDLHNNKNHPTTFSRTSEECHMIHQHDAVSYNNLPHHLFTKYAHQTPYPSWEESEKANPDVWQYSSYSLAHRSGSPQSLPSCIYQTLSDGGSFYPSRPHSLPGSCSLSLTGLEQPRPLHSIPPSAHLHTHLSPSYPGPYLHPPCCSQHGPPQHHVAPVHHCSSRPGHHLPYRHSGPAHYRQVDTGFSEDSYASPKSKQAGPGITYLSQEQRKVFVTYEADNEEHLKEVIKFVALLRNNGFDTHIDVFEQQLNSISKIDCMERYLNEKDYLIIIIISLRYYETITGINMNMDNDERTSDTVYIHKQLQSEFIQNGCRNYRFIPILFPGAKKSYVPTWLQHTHIYSWPRDRDDILRRLMRVEKYNPPPVGPLPTIVSIPL is encoded by the exons ATGGCCCGCCTCAGCCAGAAGTACATATCCCTGAACTCTCCAGAGGAGAATGACGAAACTAGGAGTGAAGAATTTGAGTCAGGACTTCTGCCAGACCTCCACAACAACAAGAACCATCCCACAACCTTTTCAAGGACATCAGAAGAATGTCACATGATCCACCAACATGATGCAGTCAGCTACAATAATTTACCACACCATCTGTTCACAAAATACGCCCATCAGACACCCTACCCCAGCTGGGAGGAATCCGAAAAAGCCAATCCTGACGTCTGGCAGTACTCAAGTTACAGTTTAGCACACAGATCTGGGTCTCCTCAGAGTCTACCCTCTTGCATCTACCAGACACTCTCAGATGGTGGTTCTTTCTATCCCAGCAGACCTCACTCGCTTCCAGGCAGTTGTAGTCTGAGTCTCACTGGTCTAGAACAACCTAGACCTCTTCATTCAATTCCTCCATCAGCACATTTACACACTCACCTCTCGCCCTCTTACCCCGGTCCATACCTCCATCCACCGTGCTGCAGTCAGCATGGTCCACCTCAGCACCATGTGGCTCCTGTCCATCACTGCAGCTCCAGGCCTGGACATCACCTGCCATACAGACACTCAG GCCCGGCACACTACAGACAAGTGGATACAGGCTTTTCTGAAGA CAGTTATGCATCTCCAAAATCCAAACAGGCCGGTCCTGGCATCACTTACCTTTCTCAAGAGCAGA GGAAAGTTTTTGTCACATATGAGGCCGACAATGAAGAGCATTTGAAGGAAGTCATCAAGTTTGTAGCTTTGCTCAGAAACAACGGCTTTGACACTCAC ATTGATGTTTTTGAGCAACAATTGAACAGCATCAGTAAAATCGACTGCATGGAGAGATACCTGAATGAG AAAGACTACctgattatcatcatcattagctTGAGGTATTACGAGACCATAACAGGCATTAATATGAATATGGACAATGATGAGCGGACATCAGACACGGTCTACATTCACAAACAG CTACAAAGTGAATTCATTCAGAACGGCTGCAGGAACTACAGGTTCATTCCAATTCTCTTCCCTGGAGCCAAGAAG AGTTATGTTCCCACTTGGCTGCAGCATACTCATATCTACAGCTGGCCCAGAGATCGAGACGATATTCTGCGCAGGTTAATGCGCGTGGAGAAATATAATCCGCCTCCGGTCGGCCCTTTGCCCACGATTGTTTCAATTCCCTTGTAG